Proteins from a genomic interval of Stenotrophomonas maltophilia:
- a CDS encoding SulP family inorganic anion transporter — translation MSAIYPLRQQWLGNIRGDLLSGIVVALALIPEAIAFSIIAGVDPKVGLYASFCIAVITAIAGGRPGMISAATGAMALVMVTLVREHGIQYLFAATILAGVLQMLAGALRLGSLMRFVSRSVVTGFVNALAILIFMAQLPELIGMPWMVYAICAVGLAIIYLLPLLTKAVPSALVAIVVLTAASMYFGFQVRTVGDMGALPDSLPSFLIPDVPFTWETLQILLPVSATLAVVGLLESLMTAQIVEDMTDTPSQKNRECAGQGLANTVTGFFGGMAGCAMIGQSVINITSGGRGRLSCLVAGVVLLLLVVYGSNLVSQIPMAALVAVMIMVSIGTFSWRSLRELAVHPKSSSIVMVGTVIVTVATHDLAKGVLTGVVLSAVFFTRKVGKMLSIDDTQVDIDSRVYVVRGQVFFASAGQFVSSFNYLDVPKNVKIDLKDAHFWDLTAVDALDRVVMKLREHGATVEVFGLNDASETLVDRLGKHRTPGAALSSSH, via the coding sequence ATGTCTGCAATTTATCCCCTGCGCCAGCAATGGCTCGGTAACATCCGTGGTGACCTGCTGTCGGGCATCGTCGTTGCGCTAGCCCTGATTCCTGAGGCAATCGCGTTTTCCATCATCGCCGGCGTCGACCCAAAGGTAGGTTTGTATGCCTCGTTCTGCATCGCCGTCATCACCGCCATCGCCGGTGGCCGCCCTGGCATGATCTCGGCTGCGACCGGCGCCATGGCGTTGGTGATGGTTACGCTGGTGCGCGAGCACGGCATCCAGTATCTGTTTGCCGCCACCATCCTGGCCGGCGTGCTGCAGATGCTGGCCGGCGCCCTGCGGTTGGGCTCGCTGATGCGCTTTGTGTCGCGCTCGGTGGTGACCGGATTTGTGAATGCACTGGCGATTCTCATTTTCATGGCGCAGCTTCCCGAGCTCATCGGCATGCCGTGGATGGTGTATGCGATCTGTGCTGTGGGTCTGGCAATCATCTACCTGCTGCCGCTGCTGACCAAAGCCGTTCCTTCGGCATTGGTGGCGATCGTGGTTCTTACGGCCGCTTCCATGTATTTCGGCTTCCAGGTACGCACCGTAGGCGACATGGGGGCGCTGCCTGACAGCCTGCCGTCGTTCCTGATTCCGGACGTGCCATTCACCTGGGAAACACTCCAGATCCTGCTGCCGGTTTCGGCGACTTTGGCGGTCGTTGGCTTGTTGGAATCGCTGATGACCGCGCAGATCGTCGAAGACATGACCGATACCCCGAGCCAGAAGAATCGCGAATGTGCGGGCCAAGGCTTGGCTAACACCGTAACGGGCTTCTTTGGGGGCATGGCAGGCTGTGCAATGATCGGCCAGTCGGTGATCAACATCACTTCCGGTGGCCGAGGCCGTCTCTCCTGCCTGGTGGCCGGCGTGGTTCTGCTCCTCCTCGTTGTTTATGGGTCAAACCTGGTAAGTCAGATTCCAATGGCCGCACTGGTCGCGGTGATGATCATGGTCAGCATCGGAACCTTCAGCTGGCGCTCGCTGCGCGAGCTGGCCGTTCATCCCAAGAGCTCTTCAATTGTGATGGTTGGGACGGTCATCGTGACCGTGGCTACCCACGACCTTGCCAAGGGCGTGTTGACAGGCGTGGTCCTGTCGGCCGTGTTCTTCACCCGCAAGGTCGGAAAGATGCTGAGCATCGACGACACCCAGGTCGACATCGACTCGCGCGTCTACGTTGTGAGGGGGCAGGTGTTCTTTGCGTCTGCCGGACAGTTCGTGAGCAGCTTCAACTATCTGGATGTCCCCAAGAACGTCAAAATCGATCTGAAGGACGCCCACTTCTGGGACCTGACCGCCGTTGATGCGCTCGACAGGGTAGTGATGAAGCTGCGCGAGCACGGCGCGACCGTTGAAGTGTTCGGTCTCAACGATGCAAGTGAGACCTTGGTTGATCGCCTGGGAAAGCACCGTACGCCAGGCGCCGCGCTGTCGTCGAGTCATTGA
- a CDS encoding ArsR/SmtB family transcription factor — translation MKERVPEVAELLRFMATPSRLLLLCQLAQGEMTVGGLEDATGIRQPALSQQLAELRQRKLVATRRESRSIIYRMADPRVAALLGAMHGIFCADDAST, via the coding sequence ATGAAGGAGCGCGTGCCCGAAGTGGCCGAGTTGCTGCGCTTCATGGCCACCCCCTCGCGCCTGTTGCTGCTATGCCAGCTCGCGCAAGGTGAAATGACGGTGGGCGGACTTGAGGACGCAACTGGCATTCGACAGCCGGCGCTCTCCCAGCAACTGGCCGAACTCCGCCAACGAAAGCTTGTAGCGACCCGGCGGGAATCGCGGTCGATCATCTACCGCATGGCAGACCCGCGCGTTGCAGCACTGCTGGGCGCGATGCATGGGATTTTCTGTGCGGACGATGCATCAACTTGA
- a CDS encoding MBL fold metallo-hydrolase, with product MIPSVETDAPLEQAVRLVSDARAGLLPSPSVKTFFDPATFTASHVVRDPTSSACAVIDSVLDFDMAAGRTSTSSASALVDYVRAERLQVQWLLETHAHADHLSAAPWLQEQVGGALAIGEHITAVQETFGKVFNAGTAFKRDGSQFDRLFADGASFRIGNLQAMSLHVPGHTPACLAYVIGDAVFPGDTLFMPDYGTARCDFPGGSARQLYRSIQRLLSLPDATRVFLCHDYKATGRDHFAWETTIGAERTTNMHVHEGVSEAMFVELREARDATLPMPRLILPSVQVNMCAGHLPEPEDNGVRYLKLPVDLL from the coding sequence ATGATCCCATCCGTAGAGACAGACGCCCCCCTGGAGCAGGCTGTGCGCCTAGTCAGCGATGCGCGTGCCGGCCTGCTTCCCTCGCCTTCCGTGAAGACGTTCTTTGATCCTGCTACGTTTACTGCCAGCCACGTCGTACGCGATCCAACTTCTTCAGCGTGCGCCGTCATCGACAGCGTCCTGGACTTCGACATGGCCGCAGGCCGCACGTCCACTTCCTCCGCATCGGCGTTGGTGGACTACGTGCGTGCCGAGCGCCTGCAGGTGCAATGGTTGCTGGAAACCCACGCGCATGCCGACCACCTGTCCGCGGCTCCATGGCTGCAGGAGCAGGTGGGAGGCGCGCTGGCTATTGGCGAACACATCACCGCAGTCCAAGAAACCTTCGGCAAGGTCTTCAATGCCGGTACTGCATTCAAGCGGGATGGCAGCCAGTTCGATCGCCTGTTCGCCGACGGTGCCTCCTTCCGAATCGGTAATCTGCAGGCTATGTCGCTGCACGTGCCAGGCCACACTCCCGCTTGTCTGGCGTACGTGATCGGCGACGCCGTGTTTCCTGGAGATACGCTGTTCATGCCGGACTACGGCACCGCCCGATGCGACTTTCCAGGTGGTTCGGCTCGCCAGTTGTATCGCTCGATCCAGCGCCTGCTGTCCCTACCCGACGCCACCCGCGTATTCCTGTGCCATGACTACAAAGCCACCGGCCGGGACCATTTCGCATGGGAAACAACCATCGGTGCCGAAAGGACAACAAACATGCATGTGCACGAGGGCGTGAGCGAAGCCATGTTTGTGGAACTGCGGGAGGCTCGTGATGCCACGCTTCCGATGCCACGGCTGATCCTGCCGTCAGTGCAGGTCAACATGTGCGCCGGCCATCTGCCCGAACCCGAGGACAACGGCGTGCGCTACCTCAAGCTGCCGGTGGACCTGCTATGA
- a CDS encoding YeeE/YedE family protein, with protein MTLSHLAWYWPLAGGAMIGTAAGAYLVLLGRVAGISGLLAKTLGMPGDGGRGSAALFMAGLALASGLALAARPILLPALSANGAVVLVIAGLLVGYGTRLGAGCTSGHGVCGLGRASPRSAMATCVFMLMGMATATLVPIVAGGTA; from the coding sequence ATGACGCTCTCTCATTTGGCCTGGTACTGGCCGCTCGCTGGCGGTGCCATGATCGGAACAGCGGCCGGTGCCTATCTGGTCCTTCTCGGCCGCGTTGCCGGCATCTCGGGTCTGCTTGCCAAGACACTGGGCATGCCGGGTGACGGCGGACGCGGGAGTGCAGCCCTGTTCATGGCAGGACTTGCCCTGGCGTCAGGCTTGGCATTGGCGGCCAGGCCCATACTATTGCCGGCGCTCTCCGCAAACGGAGCAGTGGTATTGGTGATTGCCGGACTGCTGGTGGGTTACGGAACTCGCCTTGGCGCTGGCTGTACCAGTGGGCACGGTGTCTGCGGCCTGGGCCGGGCATCGCCTCGGTCGGCGATGGCTACCTGCGTGTTCATGCTCATGGGCATGGCCACGGCGACCCTAGTACCGATTGTGGCGGGAGGCACGGCATGA
- a CDS encoding YeeE/YedE family protein, with the protein MTRLAAFLCGALFGLGLVVSDMANPARVLAFLNVSDAWDPSLALVMLGALIPSSAAYLWIRARRTPLLAASLHIPTHRIIDRRLVIGAAIFGLGWGLAGVCPGPAIALLGTGQPFAIIFTTAMIAGVILHGLIHRPTATTGQP; encoded by the coding sequence ATGACCCGTCTCGCCGCGTTCCTGTGCGGCGCACTCTTCGGACTGGGACTGGTCGTATCCGATATGGCCAACCCAGCCCGCGTGCTTGCTTTCCTTAATGTGAGCGACGCCTGGGACCCTTCTCTGGCGCTGGTCATGCTGGGCGCACTGATCCCATCCAGCGCAGCCTACTTGTGGATACGCGCCCGCAGAACGCCGCTGCTTGCCGCATCGCTGCACATTCCCACCCATCGCATCATCGATCGGCGCCTTGTGATCGGTGCGGCGATATTCGGCCTGGGATGGGGACTGGCCGGAGTGTGTCCCGGCCCTGCCATCGCGTTGCTGGGAACCGGCCAGCCCTTCGCGATCATCTTCACCACGGCAATGATCGCAGGCGTGATCCTGCATGGCCTCATTCATCGCCCCACTGCAACTACGGGACAACCATGA
- a CDS encoding TIGR01244 family sulfur transferase, giving the protein MNLKPLSAYLKVSGQLLPEDIEALKEQGFGSVICNRPDDEQPEQPSHHALQAACQQAGMQFAYLPVVPGVITDDQVHTFAKLIDALPRPIAAYCRTGTRAAMLWALSEVVHNGAAFAHVLSVASDAGYDLSSIATRLQQGPASAD; this is encoded by the coding sequence ATGAACCTCAAGCCACTCTCTGCCTACCTCAAGGTATCCGGTCAGCTCCTGCCAGAGGATATTGAAGCTCTGAAGGAGCAGGGCTTTGGGAGCGTGATCTGCAATCGGCCCGACGACGAACAGCCGGAGCAGCCCAGTCACCATGCGCTGCAGGCTGCCTGCCAACAGGCGGGCATGCAATTTGCCTATCTTCCGGTAGTGCCTGGTGTCATTACCGATGATCAGGTGCATACCTTTGCCAAGTTGATCGACGCGCTGCCACGCCCTATTGCCGCGTATTGCAGAACCGGCACCCGCGCTGCGATGCTTTGGGCGCTGTCGGAAGTCGTTCACAACGGAGCGGCGTTTGCCCACGTCCTGTCTGTTGCCTCGGACGCAGGCTACGACCTTTCCTCCATCGCAACACGGCTGCAGCAAGGTCCGGCGTCCGCCGACTGA
- a CDS encoding sulfite exporter TauE/SafE family protein yields MLQWVLGGLSGVLVGFVLGVVGGGGSILAVPLMLYVVGVEDPHVAIGTSALAVAVNAVSNLVIHARRGNVRWPCASVFALAGIAGAYLGSSLGKAFDGNRLLALFAVVMVIVGIAMLRRRNTLGFADARLGRRNAPALIGLGATAGGLSGFFGIGGGFLIVPALVAATGMPIIAAVGSSLLAVAAFGMTTALNYAHAGLINWKLAAVFVVAGMAGGTAGAAISTKLASYRGALNTVFAVLIFITAAYMLWKVS; encoded by the coding sequence ATGCTGCAGTGGGTGCTGGGCGGCCTGTCTGGCGTCCTGGTCGGCTTCGTCCTCGGCGTGGTTGGCGGAGGCGGATCCATCCTGGCGGTACCACTGATGCTCTACGTGGTCGGAGTGGAAGATCCGCATGTGGCTATCGGTACCAGCGCCCTGGCAGTGGCGGTCAACGCGGTGTCGAATCTGGTGATACATGCCCGTAGAGGGAATGTTCGTTGGCCCTGTGCCTCGGTCTTCGCCCTGGCGGGGATCGCGGGCGCCTACCTGGGTTCCAGCTTGGGCAAGGCGTTCGACGGCAACAGGCTGTTGGCGCTGTTTGCTGTGGTCATGGTCATTGTCGGCATCGCCATGCTTCGCAGGCGCAACACGCTTGGCTTCGCGGACGCTCGGCTCGGCAGACGCAATGCACCCGCACTGATTGGGCTGGGCGCCACTGCCGGTGGGCTTTCTGGCTTCTTTGGCATTGGCGGAGGTTTCCTCATCGTGCCCGCACTTGTGGCCGCGACGGGAATGCCGATCATTGCCGCAGTCGGAAGCTCGCTCCTCGCCGTCGCCGCATTCGGCATGACCACCGCACTGAACTACGCGCATGCAGGCCTGATCAACTGGAAGCTCGCGGCAGTGTTCGTCGTTGCCGGGATGGCTGGCGGTACTGCAGGAGCAGCAATTTCGACGAAGCTTGCCAGCTATCGTGGAGCTCTGAACACGGTATTTGCAGTACTGATCTTCATTACTGCCGCATACATGCTGTGGAAGGTGAGCTGA
- a CDS encoding DUF2254 domain-containing protein: MLSRLRLAASKVTKRMWFRSTLYGALGIITALAGAFLKFLIPVGLAARIGADSVGNILGILAASMLTVTTFSLSTMVSAYGSASSSATPRAARLLIEDARAQGALATFIGAFLFSIVGLIALSTGIYGDSGRLVLFGATIAVIIVITVTLLRAIEQFSRFGRVGETIDLVERATKAAMKRRAEEPRLGGASAVPVGKGAILLVGDQIAYVEHVDVARIDGIAQEHDLRVHLLCQPGTFATPARPLIAIEGNPLPDVQSEVISAISFSDARSIENDPRFGLVVLAEIAQRAMSPAVNDPGTCIDVIGTCVRLLCAWASHTGDAATCEVLYPRVHVQCLDVRDMFEDAFTPISRDAAGSLEVNIRLQKAFVALAGSSNEATRVASQAHARIALERGLLGMDFEADRKALRAVVSYLTLEDVDQRS, encoded by the coding sequence ATGCTCAGCCGACTGAGGCTCGCAGCCAGCAAAGTTACCAAGCGGATGTGGTTCCGTTCGACCCTGTATGGCGCCCTAGGCATCATCACGGCGTTGGCCGGCGCGTTCCTGAAGTTCCTCATTCCCGTTGGCCTTGCCGCACGGATCGGCGCAGATTCCGTCGGCAACATCCTTGGCATACTTGCCGCGTCAATGCTGACGGTCACCACCTTCTCGCTGTCCACCATGGTCTCGGCATACGGCTCCGCATCCAGCAGCGCCACCCCGCGCGCGGCCCGCCTGCTGATCGAAGACGCCCGGGCCCAAGGTGCGCTGGCCACCTTCATTGGTGCCTTCCTGTTCTCGATCGTCGGCCTCATCGCGCTCAGCACCGGCATCTACGGAGACAGCGGCCGGCTTGTCTTGTTCGGGGCAACCATCGCGGTCATCATCGTCATCACAGTGACGTTGCTCCGGGCTATCGAGCAGTTCTCACGCTTTGGCCGCGTTGGCGAAACCATCGATCTGGTGGAGCGGGCGACCAAAGCAGCAATGAAGCGCCGCGCCGAGGAGCCTCGGCTCGGCGGAGCCAGTGCGGTCCCGGTAGGGAAGGGGGCGATACTGCTGGTTGGCGATCAAATTGCCTACGTTGAACATGTGGACGTCGCCCGGATTGACGGCATTGCACAAGAACATGATCTGCGAGTTCATCTGCTCTGCCAGCCGGGTACGTTCGCGACCCCAGCCCGTCCCTTGATAGCCATTGAAGGGAATCCACTTCCGGACGTGCAGAGTGAAGTGATCTCAGCCATCTCCTTCAGTGACGCGCGCTCCATCGAGAATGACCCACGGTTCGGGCTGGTCGTGCTTGCGGAAATTGCCCAGCGAGCCATGTCACCTGCGGTGAACGACCCTGGCACCTGCATCGACGTCATCGGGACCTGTGTCAGGCTGCTCTGTGCATGGGCCAGCCACACCGGGGACGCTGCGACGTGTGAAGTGCTCTATCCGCGTGTGCACGTGCAGTGCCTCGATGTCCGCGACATGTTCGAGGATGCATTCACACCAATCTCCAGGGATGCCGCCGGCTCGCTGGAGGTCAACATCCGGCTGCAGAAGGCCTTCGTAGCGTTGGCAGGGTCCTCGAATGAAGCGACAAGAGTCGCATCACAGGCGCATGCCCGCATTGCGTTGGAGCGCGGCCTATTGGGCATGGATTTCGAAGCTGATCGCAAGGCGCTTCGAGCCGTCGTATCTTATTTGACTCTGGAAGATGTGGACCAACGTTCGTAG
- a CDS encoding BCCT family transporter, with the protein MQSTAPQHPPVRQRILPQVFIPTAAIVIALLALAAFAPEMATRWFTAAKSWAANDAGWFTILAVAGFLVFVVGVAISSYGRIKLGPDHSTPDYSYGSWFAMLFAAGMGIGLMFFGVAEPIMHYATPPVGSPESAAAARQAMRITFFHWGIHAWAIYAVVALSLAYFAYRHNLPLRVRSALYPLIGDRIHGPLGHAVDTFAALGTIFGLATSLGLGVMQINAGLNYLFGLEVSTLAQVGLITVITLVATGSVVAGLDSGVRRLSELNMILAAALLAFVLVCGPTVHLMQALVQNTGMYVSQLFSMTFNLYAYEPTGWLGGWTLFYWGWWIAWSPFVGMFIARISRGRTVREFVVGVLLVPLGFTFLWMTIYGNTALHMVRAEGIQQLVQAVSTDSSMALFEFLEHLPLTMLTSSLAVILVALFFVTSADSGALVIDMLTSKGEQESPVWQRIFWALLVGGLAIALLVAGGLESLQAATIASALPFTIVMILMCWGLLKAMHLDATKRSILREARILPGTSEDWRARLRLLAHNPLKIEVTGFIEQRVIPALEEVAAELRKQDLPVQVSKGEDGRAWLQVGHGEEMDFFYSVRPQPYEPPTFALQDPRRPVSEGTRHYRAEVYLREGGQDYDVMGWTKVQLIHDVLDQYERHRQFLDKVRS; encoded by the coding sequence ATGCAGAGCACGGCTCCGCAACATCCCCCCGTTCGCCAGCGGATCCTTCCGCAGGTGTTCATTCCCACGGCAGCCATCGTCATCGCGCTGCTCGCGCTTGCCGCCTTCGCGCCCGAAATGGCCACGCGGTGGTTCACCGCGGCCAAGTCATGGGCAGCCAATGATGCAGGTTGGTTCACCATCCTTGCAGTAGCCGGCTTCCTGGTCTTCGTTGTCGGCGTCGCCATCAGCAGTTACGGCCGCATCAAGCTCGGCCCTGACCACAGTACGCCGGACTACAGCTACGGCTCCTGGTTCGCCATGTTGTTCGCTGCCGGCATGGGCATCGGTCTGATGTTCTTCGGCGTTGCCGAGCCCATCATGCACTACGCCACGCCGCCGGTTGGTTCGCCCGAGTCGGCCGCCGCTGCCCGCCAGGCGATGCGCATCACGTTCTTCCACTGGGGCATCCACGCATGGGCGATCTACGCTGTGGTGGCGCTGTCGCTGGCGTACTTTGCGTACCGACACAATCTCCCGCTGCGTGTCCGCTCCGCGCTGTATCCGCTCATCGGCGACCGTATCCACGGCCCGTTGGGACATGCCGTAGACACGTTTGCCGCGCTGGGTACCATCTTCGGCCTTGCCACCTCGCTGGGGCTGGGCGTCATGCAGATCAACGCCGGCCTGAACTACCTGTTCGGCCTGGAGGTCAGTACGCTCGCCCAGGTTGGCTTGATCACCGTCATCACACTGGTGGCCACCGGATCGGTCGTGGCTGGCCTGGACAGCGGCGTACGCAGGTTGTCCGAGCTCAACATGATCCTGGCGGCGGCGCTGCTGGCCTTCGTGCTGGTCTGTGGACCCACCGTTCACCTGATGCAGGCGCTGGTGCAGAACACCGGCATGTACGTTTCCCAGCTGTTCTCGATGACCTTCAACCTTTATGCCTACGAACCCACTGGTTGGCTGGGTGGCTGGACGCTGTTCTACTGGGGCTGGTGGATTGCGTGGTCGCCCTTCGTTGGCATGTTCATCGCGCGCATCTCACGTGGACGCACCGTCCGTGAGTTCGTGGTGGGGGTGCTGCTCGTACCGCTTGGCTTCACATTCCTGTGGATGACCATCTACGGCAACACCGCGTTGCACATGGTGCGGGCGGAGGGCATACAGCAGTTGGTGCAGGCGGTCTCAACCGACAGCTCGATGGCGCTCTTCGAGTTCCTGGAGCACCTGCCGCTGACCATGCTGACCTCTTCGCTGGCGGTCATCCTGGTTGCGCTGTTCTTCGTAACCTCAGCGGACTCCGGTGCCCTGGTAATCGACATGCTCACCTCGAAGGGTGAGCAGGAATCGCCGGTCTGGCAGCGGATCTTCTGGGCGCTGCTGGTCGGCGGCCTGGCGATTGCATTGCTGGTGGCTGGCGGGCTGGAATCGTTGCAGGCTGCCACCATTGCCAGCGCGTTGCCATTTACGATCGTCATGATCCTGATGTGCTGGGGACTGCTGAAGGCCATGCATCTGGATGCCACCAAGCGCTCGATCCTGCGCGAGGCACGTATCCTACCGGGTACCAGCGAGGATTGGCGGGCGCGCCTGCGCCTGCTGGCGCACAACCCGTTGAAGATCGAGGTGACCGGCTTCATCGAGCAGCGCGTCATTCCTGCATTGGAAGAGGTTGCCGCTGAGCTTCGCAAGCAGGATCTGCCGGTCCAGGTCTCCAAGGGAGAGGATGGTCGTGCGTGGCTACAGGTTGGCCATGGCGAGGAGATGGACTTCTTCTACTCCGTACGGCCCCAGCCCTATGAGCCGCCGACGTTCGCCCTGCAGGATCCCCGTCGGCCGGTCAGCGAGGGCACCCGTCATTACCGTGCGGAGGTCTATCTGCGGGAGGGCGGGCAGGACTACGACGTCATGGGGTGGACCAAGGTTCAGCTCATCCACGATGTGCTCGATCAGTACGAACGCCACCGTCAGTTCCTGGACAAGGTGCGCTCGTAG